GGCAGGACCTGTTCGATGTAGTGGAGGAAGGACCGGTTCGGCCCGATGACGAGGGTGCCGGTGCGGGCGAGCCGCTCCCGGTGCGCGTAGAGCAGGAAGGCCACCCGGTGCAGGCCGACGGCGGTCTTCCCGGTGCCGGGGCCGCCCTGGACGCAGACGGTGCCGCCGAGGCCGCTGCGCACGATCTCGTCCTGCTCGGGCTGGATGGTGGCGACGATGTCGCGCATCGGGCCGACGCGGGGACGTTCGATCTCCGCCTGGAGGAGGCGGCTGGTGTGCGCGATCTCGGCGGGGTCGGTGAGGTGCTCGTCCTCGTACGCGGTGAGCTCACCGGCGGTGTACCCGAAGCGGCGGCGGAGCCCGACGTCCTGGGGTTCTTCGGGGACGCCTGGTAGTACGGCTGGGAGACCGGGGCCCGCCAGTCGATGACCATCGGGTCCCCGGCGGCGTCGTGGACGTGCCGGCGCCCGATGTAGAACCGCTCGCCCTCCGCCCCCTCGGCCAGGTCGCCGCCGACGGCGTGGAGATAGTCGAGGCGGCCGAAGAACAGGGGGGTGTGGGAGAGGTCGGCGAGCGCCTTGATGCGGTCGTCGATCTGGGACTGGAGCACGGCGGCGTTGACCCAGTTGGCGGTGACATCCCGGATGTCGAGGGCCTGGACGTCCTCGCGCATCGCCCGCAGGGCGGCGCGGGACGCGGCGAGATGAGCGCGTTCGTGCGCCAGGGGATCGGCGGGTTCGGTGGTGGAATCGCTTGTCGCTACGTGCGCGGGCACGGTGTTGCCTCCGGCTCTTCAACGGCTCGTCGACGACCTCTCGACGGCTGGGGACGGCTCTTCGACGCAACCCGGCGGACCGCCATCGGTTCCGGCGGGGGCCGGAGCAGGACGGTCCGCTCGGAAGGTTCGTTCGCGTGTGTCGGCCGGTTTCCGTCCGGTCGGCGGCGCTCCCGGGGCCGTCGATACGGCGCGGGAGGCGGGCAGACCGGCGATTGTAGCCACAGCGCCGGGCGGCGGCGAAGCGGATTAACGGCCCCGCCCGGCGGAGGAGAGGCGAGGGATACCCGTAGGGGATGCGTGCGGCTCGAGCGGTACCGCAGACCTACGTGCCCGGTGCGCAGGTTCCCTCTGCGGACCGACGCGGCCGAACGGGTGACGGCAGCACCATGGATACATGAGCACAGTAACCCTGAACCCCCGCAGGACCGGCCCCGCGCACGGCGCGACCGCGGTCACCGGTCACCACCGACCCCATCGCGTCGGCGACGCGGTGCGCGCCGTCAAGGTGTTCGTGACGGCGGCCTTCGGGGTCGTCGTCCTGGGGGAGTTCGCGGAGGAGGCGGGGGTGCGGCGGGCCCGCTGAGGCTGCCGTCGCATTCCTGCCGCACTCCCGCTCTCCCGTCTCAGTTGCCCGCGAGCAGCTCGTCCGCGTCGACGATCCGGTACGCGTACCCCTGCTCCGCCAGGAACCGCTGGCGGTGCGCCGCGAAGTCCTGGTCGATGGTGTCGCGGGCGACGACCGAGTAGAACCGCGCCTCGTGCCCGTCGGCCTTCGGCCGCAGGACGCGCCCCAGCCGCTGGGCCTCCTCCTGGCGCGACCCGAAGGTCCCGGAGACCTGGATGGCGACGGTCGCCTCCGGCAGGTCGATGGAGAAGTTGGCGACCTTGGAGACGACGAGGACGCTGATCTCCCCGTTCCGGAACGCCCCGAAGAGCTTCTCGCGCTGGGCGTTGCTGGTCTCGCCCTTGATGACGGGGGCGTCCAGATGTTCTCCCAGCTCATCCAGCTGGTCGATGTACTGCCCGATGACGAGGGTCTGCTCGCCCTGGTGCTTGCGTACGAGCGCCTCGGTCACCTTCCGCTTGGTGGCGGTGGTGGCGCAGAAGCGGTACTTCTCCTCCGCCTCGGCGGTGGCGTAGGCGAGCCGCTCGGAGTCGGTGAGGTTGACCCGCACCTCGACGCAGTCGGCGGGCGCGATGTAGCCCTGGGCCTCGATCTCCTTCCAGGGGGCGTCGAACCGCTTGGGCCCGATGAGCGAGAAGACGTCGGACTCGCGCCCGTCCTCCCGTACGAGGGTCGCGGTCAGCCCGAGCCGCCGCCGGGCCTGGAGGTCGGCGGTGAACTTGAAGACGGGGGCGGGCAGCAGGTGGACCTCGTCGTAGACGACGAGCCCCCAGTCCCGGGAGTCGAAGAGCTCCAGGTGCGGGTAGATGCCCTTACGCCGGGTGGTCAGCACCTGGTAGGTGGCGATGGTGACCGGCCGGATCTCCTTCTTCGTCCCGCTGTACTCACCGATCTCGTCCTCGGTGAGGGACGTCCGCTTCACCAGCTCGTGCTTCCACTGGCGGGCGGAGACGGTGTTGGTGACGAGGATGAGGGTGGTGGCCTTGGCCTCGGCCATGGCACCGGCCCCGACGAGGGTCTTCCCGGCCCCACAGGGCAGCACGACCACACCGGACCCACCGTGCCAGAACCCTTCGACGGCCTGGCGCTGATACGGCCGCAGCGCCCAGCCGTCCTCGGCCAGCTCGATCGGATGGGCCTCGCCGTCGACGTACCCGGCAAGGTCCTCGGCGGGCCACCCCAGCTTCAGCAGGGTCTGCTTGATCTGCCCGCGCTCGGAGGGGTGCACGGCCACGGTGTCCGGATCGATCCGGGCGCCGACGAGCGGCTGCACCTTCTTCGACCGCAGGATCTCCTCCAGCACCGGCCGGTCGGTACTGGTGAGCACCAGCCCGTGCACCGGGTGCTTGGAGAGGGTGAGCCGCCCGTACCGCGCCATCGTCTCGGCGATGTCGACCAGGAGCGCGTGCGGCACGGGGTAGCGGGAGAACTCCACCAGGGCATCGACGACCTGCTCGGCGTCGTGCCCGGCGGCACGGGCGTTCCACAGCCCGAGCGGGGTGACCCGGTACGTGTGGATGTGCTCGGGCGCACGCTCCAGCTCCGCGAAGGGTGCGATGACCCGACGGCAGGCGTCCGCCAGCTCGTGGTCGACTTCGAGGAGCAGCGTCTTGTCGCTCTGGACGATGAGGGGTCCGGTCACGCGCTTCGGCCCTTTCTGCGGGGTGTGGCCACGGATGCGGCCAAACGTCCAGTGTGCCGCATCGGGGGCGGGACGGGTGAGTGTGTGCGGAGCCCGGGGCGGCCCCGGCCTCGGGCCCGCGCCGCTGTGGCTCGAACCGCACGGGGGCGCCCGGCTATGAGCCCGGTGGCGGACCGAATTGATTGCGTAGGGGTATTCCGGGCACCCTGCTTTTGTTTTTGATCGTCCGCCCGTACTTTCTCTCCTGGCCGCAGACCGGTCACGGCCAGGATTTCCCTCATCGTCTCCTCTGCGGCGCTGCCGATATCCGCACGGGCCATTCTGCTCCGGCCCGGTGGGCCGCCGGATCCACCGCCCGTGTACGGTCAGGCTTCCGAACGTGTGCGGACGACGGGGAACGGATACTCCAGGCTGCCCTCGTTCTCCCAGAACGCGGCCGTCGCCGCTTCCCAGTCCATAGCCCATTCCCGGCACACACCGCGGACCCTCCAACGAGCGACGGCCGGCAGCGCGCCGTCGGGGGCCGTCCGCTCGGCGGCGAGCGCCGCCTCACACGCCTCGCGGGCGCAGCGTACGGCTTCCTCGCTGGTCGAGGCCGGTCCCGTGAAGATGTGCAGGCCATGCCTGCCGGGCTGCTCGCGGTGTGTGGTGGGGACGCTCACCTGGAAATAGGGCTTGGTCATGACGCCTTCCCCTCGGTCGGAGCCGCTCCGCGATCGCACGCGTCAGAATTCAGGACGTCCCGTCGGTCGAGGGCGCGGGATTCTTTGCGGATGTTCCGCCCCCGGCCCGTCACTCGGCGTGGGGAGGGCGGACCGGGAGCAGGAAGCGGTGGAATGCCCGATCAGCATTCAGCCGTCCCGTCAGGGGTTTCCCTCCGGTGAGCGAAAGGGCTCGTGTGTACGTGTCGCACACGGCCCGGGAGGCGAAGACGCAGCAACCTGGATCTTCCTTCATCCGGTGGTTCCTTTATACACTCGCCGCACTTTCATCTGTGGCAGAGAAGTGCCGCAGGCATGAATGCGACGCCCTGGCGACGGCTGTGGGTCCGGTGGTGCGGCCAGGGAGAGACAAGGATGCCCGACGTGACGCATTCCCACCTCGGTTCGCTCGGCCTCTCGGCGCAGGCCGCCGCGCTCTACAGCCGCCTGCTCGAAACGGGCCCGCTGACCCCGGCCCAGCTGGCCGCCCGGGTGGGCGAGTCCGAAGAGACGCTGACCGCCGCGCTGTCGGAGCTGGCGTCGGTCGCCCTGCTCGCCCCCCTGGGCCAGGAAGGCGATCCGGTCGTTCCGTTGGACCCGACCGCCGGACTCCAACTCCTGGCCTCCCGGCGCAAGGCGGACCTGAACGCGGGGATGACCGCGGTCGTCGCGGCCTACGAGTCCTATCGGCGGGCCCACAGCCTGCCCCCGGGAGCGCCCACCGTCGAGGTCCTCGAACAGGCCTCCCTGCAACGCAAGGTGGTCGAGCTGGAGCGCAGTGCGGTGAGCCAGGTACGCAGCTTCGACACGGCCCCCTATGGCGCGGCGACCATCGCCAACCCCGTCGAGATCGCCAACCTGGGCCGCGGTGTGTCCTACCGGGTGCTCTACGCGCAGAGTTCGGTCGAGACGCCGGACTACTTCCAGGGAAACATCGTGCCGTGCACGGCCGCCGGTGAGGAGGCCCGGATGGCGCCCTCGGTACCGGCGAAGATGATGCTGGTGGACGACCGCTTCGCGCTGGTCTCGCTCAGCTCCGTGCACGCCGACACCCATCACGGAGCCCTGCTGGTCCACCCGTGCAGTCTGCTGCCCGCCCTGTCGGCCCTGTTCGAGTCCGCCTGGCAGTCGGCGCGGCCGCTCGCCGCGAGGGAGGGCGCGAGCACCACGGTGCTGCGCCCCCTGGAGCGGCGGCTGCTCGCCTTGCTGGCGGCGGGGGTCGCGGACGAGGCCGCCGCACGGAACCTGGACATCAGCAAGCGGACGCTGGCGCGGGCCGTCGAACGGCTGATGTCGCTCGCCGGGGTGTCGTCCCGGTTCCAGCTCGGCGTGCACGCCAAGTCCGAGGGGTGGCTCTGAGCCGACGCAGGGAGCCGGCTCAGAGCCGGTCGGGCGCCGGTCGGCGGGACACGGTGCCCGGCCATCCGGCCACCCGGCCACCCGGACCCGGGACCAGGGACCCGGGTCCGGGCGTCATAGCTATCCCCGTGTCGCGCTTATCCACGCCTCTATCCCGTCCGCATCCCGCGGCAGCCCGGAGGAGAGACACCGGGCGCCGTCGGCGGTGACGACGAAGTCGTCCTCGATCCGCACGCCGATGCCGCGCAGTTCCTCGGGCACGGTCAGGTCGTCGGGCTGGAAGTAGAGGCCGGGCTCGACGGTGAGGACGTGCCCGGCCTCCAGGGTGCCGTCGGCATACGTCTCGTCACGGGCGGCGGCGCAGTCGTGGCAGTCCAGACCGAGCATGTGGCCCGTGCCGCACACGGTGTAGCGGCGGTACAGCGCGGGACCGTGGGGCAGGTGCCGGCCGCCGGGCCGCAGCCCCCAGGCGTCGAGCCCCTCGGCGATGACCCGGGTGGCCGCGTCGTGGAAGGCACCGTACGGCGCACCTGGGCGCAGCGCGGCGATGCCCGCCGACTGGGCGGCGAACACCAGGTCGTAGACGCGGCGCTGGACGTCGGAGAACCGCCCGCCGACCGGCAGGGTCCGGGTCACGTCCCCGGTGTAGAACGAGTCGGCCTCGACACCCGCGTCCAGCAGGAGCAGGTCTCCGTCCCTGACCGGGCCGTCGTTGCGGGTCCAGTGCAGCGCACACGCGTGTGCCCCGGCCGCCGCGATGGTCTCGAACCCCAGGCCGTGGCCTTCGAGCCGGGCGCGCCGGTTGAAGGTGCCCTCGATCCAGCGCTCACCGCGCCGGGCGCGCATCGCGTGCGACAGTTCACCGGCCACGTCGTGGAACCCGGCGACCGTGTGACGCACGGCCGAGTCCATCTGCTCGATCTCCCACGCGTCCTTCACCAGCCGCAGCTCCGACAGGAAGGCCAGCAGTTCCCCGTCGGCCGCGGCGGACGGCGGCACCAGGGAGTCGACCAGCGGGTCCTGACCGCGCACCACCCGGGTCGGGACGCGGGTGGTGAGGGCGGCCTCCACGCGGTCGCGGTGGTCCGTGCCGATTCCGAGGGAGTCGGCGGTCTCCGCCAGGGTCCGCCTGCGGCCCACCCAGAACTCGCCGTGGCGGGGGTCCCGGTGCAACTCGGTACTGCCGGCGCCGGGATCGCGCGGAGAGCGCGGCCGGACGAAGAGCGTGACCTCGTGGCCGCCGCCGGTCGGCTCGAAGACCAGGACGCTGTCGGGCACCGCCCCGGTGCCCTGCTCGGCGGTGAGGTGGATGAAGGCGGAGTGCGGCCGGAACGCATAGTCGAAGTCGTTGCTGCGGACCTTCAGCCCGCCCGAGGGGACGACGACGCGCTCCCCGGGAAATCTCGCGGAGACCGCGGCACGCCGCTTCGCCGCCCAGGCCGCGCCGGGGACGGGTCGCGGGGCGAGGTCGGTCACGGCCCAGCCATGCCCGAAGAGTGCCTCCGGTGCGGCCGGTCTCCCCGTCGTCCGGTCCCCGGTGCCGGGTGATCCGTCCCGTCGATCCATCGTGCGCCTCCTGGCGTCTCGTGGTCCCTGCCGCGCCCGGTCGGCGCGCGATCCCCCCTCCCGGCCCCGCGAACTCCTCCGCCCACGGCCGGAGTCGGTCGGACCGGCCGTGGGCGGAGGGCGGGGGAGGGGATGCGCGGCAGTCTCGCACCGGCTGTCCGCGTCCACTTCATACAGACGCACAAGGCTCGGTGGTGCGATGTCGGACAGCTGTAACGGCCCACGCCCCGAGGGGTGCGCCGTCACGGGCACCGCCGTGGACGCCCGTTTTCTTGCGTATCCGGAATCCGCCTTTCCTGCCTTGTCGCCTCCCGACGGGGCCGCCACAGTTCCACCAGTCGACGGCCAGGCGCCGTCCGGCCGAAAGTCTCCGTTCCATTCCGATGCCCCTGCGGACCGGCGTGCGGCAAGGCACAGCGGTTCCAGGTCCCGGCAGCCCCGGCCCGTCCGGCCGACGGCACGCACCCAGGGAGAGTCATGCCCCACGTTCCGGCCCGCAGCCGCCTCATACCGCTCGCCGTCTCCGTTCTGGCCACCTGCGCGGTGACGACCCTCGCCGTGGCCCCGACGTCAGCGAGCACCCCGCAGAGCACCGCGGTCCCCCGCGCCGCGGCGGCCCCGGCCCCGCACGGCCCCGCCGTCACGGCGCCGTCCGACGCTCCGACCGCCGTGCGCTCCAGCGCCCCGGCCAAGGTGGCGACCCGGGCGGTGAACTCCACCCTGCCCGTCGACCACAGTTGCAGCAGCACGCTGCGCGTCCGTGCCCAGCAGATGACGAGCGGCCAGCTCAGCTCTGTCTGTACCAGCCTCGCCGGCCAGGCTGCCTACTTCCACAACGTCGTGAAGAGCAACAGCCAACCGGTCAGCGGAGACAACAACACCAGCCTCGAAGTCGTGGTGTTCAACTCCAGCTCCGAGTACCGGAGACTGGCGGGCAGCCTCTACGGGGTCAGTACGAACAACGGCGGCGTGTACCTGGAGGGCAACCCCTCCGCGCCGGGCAACCAGGCCCGCTTCATCGCCTACCGCGACGAGACCGCGTCCGCGTTCACCGTGAAGAACCTCAACCACGAGTACACGCACTACCTCGACGGCCGGTTCAACATGTACGGCGACTGGAACGCCAACATCTCCACCCCCACCCTGTGGTGGATCGAGGGCCTGGCCGAGTACGTCTCCTACGGCTACCTCCGCCGGCACAACACCTGGGCGGCCGGTGAGGCCTCCCGGCAGACGTACAACCTCAGCACCCTGTTCGACACCACGCAGCAGCACGACCAGGACCGTGTCTACGCCTGGGGGTACCTGGCCGTCTACTACCTGATGGAGAACCGGCCCGCCGACGTCGCCAAGATCCTCGGCTACTACCGTGCCGGCTCCTGGCAGGCCGCCCGCACCTACATCAAGCAGAACATCGGCACCCGCTACGACGCCGACTTCCGCAGGTGGCTGCTCACCTGATCCGGATGTGGGGCACCCTCCGGGGGGAAGGTGCCCCACGGGCCAGGGGCACCTTCCGGGGGTCGCATTGATTGCGTATCAGCGATTCCGCCACCCCGTATATGCGCCGCCGCCCGACAGGAATAGGTTCCAAGACGTCGGCCGGGTCCGCGACGGAGGCTCGATACAGCCAAGGGTGTCCCTTTCGTCGCCCCGGCCGGCACCGCACGGGCATGCCCCGGGCGGCGGCCGGTCCACGTGCCTCACCGGCACGGCCGACCGCGTGGCCCGCGTGACCCGTGCCGATGGCGTCGTCGGCCACGGGCAGCGGCCTGCCCGCGGCCGACGACGCACTGCCCGGAAGGACTTGGCCCTCCGTGGCCCGGTCCCGTACCGGTGTTTCCCCCTCCCGGCTTCGGCCCCGCCCCACGGCACCGGCGTGCCGATGGCCTTCCCGCGCCCGCGCGTCCTCCGGTGACCGTCCGGGCGGGCGGAGGGATTCCGGCCCGAGCGTCGGCCAGGCGTAAAAGTGCCGGTGGCAACTCGGTGTCGCCGTGTTTACCCAACGTCCATGTATAAAGACCCCACCGATCGACGGAGACCCCGGCACGACCGGTGCACTGCCTCTTCGCCGCGGCCCCGGGCGCTGGTCCCGTGGACCCGCACGCACGCGACGGACTTCTCCGATCCGCCCCTCCGCGACGCCCGCCCCGCATGTCCCCCGCCGCTCTCCGGCGCTCCCAGCTCGCCCTTCGTGGGTCGCGGCTGCCCGGAGACGGCACGAAGGAAGGCCAACCCCCCATGTTGTCCCCACGTATCGCCCGCACCGCCGCCGCGGCGGCACTCGCCATAGCCGGCACCCTGGCCGGAGCGCAGAGCTCGGCGGCCGCCGTCCTCTCGTACACCCAGGAGGTGCAGAAGGGCGGTTACTGGTGCTGGGCCGCGACCGCCGTCAGCATCCAGAAGTACCACGGCTCGCAGATCGACCAGGACCGGTTCTGCCATGTGGCCCGCAACATCCCGGCGAACCGGTCGTGCCCCGACGAGGGCCTGGCCTGGCCGAACATCGTCAAGGGCTACAACGCGACGGGTTATTCGGCCAAGTGGACCCAGTCCCACCTGCCGTTCTCCACCGTGAAGCGGGAGATCGACGCCGACAGCCCCTTCGTCATGGGGGTCACCTGGACCAACGGCCCCAGCGTGAACAGCCAGCACACGGTGGTCGTCTACGGCTACGACGACTCCTACAGCACCGCCAACCCCACGGTCAGCTACGCCGACCCCGGGCCCGACTCCCAGCGCCGGACCACCGTGGCCTGGAACGACCTGGGTGTGCGGACGCCCACCTCGCAGTTCAGGTGGACCGACACCATCTACGACATCCGCAAGAGCGGC
This DNA window, taken from Streptomyces griseus subsp. griseus, encodes the following:
- a CDS encoding DNA repair helicase XPB encodes the protein MTGPLIVQSDKTLLLEVDHELADACRRVIAPFAELERAPEHIHTYRVTPLGLWNARAAGHDAEQVVDALVEFSRYPVPHALLVDIAETMARYGRLTLSKHPVHGLVLTSTDRPVLEEILRSKKVQPLVGARIDPDTVAVHPSERGQIKQTLLKLGWPAEDLAGYVDGEAHPIELAEDGWALRPYQRQAVEGFWHGGSGVVVLPCGAGKTLVGAGAMAEAKATTLILVTNTVSARQWKHELVKRTSLTEDEIGEYSGTKKEIRPVTIATYQVLTTRRKGIYPHLELFDSRDWGLVVYDEVHLLPAPVFKFTADLQARRRLGLTATLVREDGRESDVFSLIGPKRFDAPWKEIEAQGYIAPADCVEVRVNLTDSERLAYATAEAEEKYRFCATTATKRKVTEALVRKHQGEQTLVIGQYIDQLDELGEHLDAPVIKGETSNAQREKLFGAFRNGEISVLVVSKVANFSIDLPEATVAIQVSGTFGSRQEEAQRLGRVLRPKADGHEARFYSVVARDTIDQDFAAHRQRFLAEQGYAYRIVDADELLAGN
- a CDS encoding TrmB family transcriptional regulator, giving the protein MPDVTHSHLGSLGLSAQAAALYSRLLETGPLTPAQLAARVGESEETLTAALSELASVALLAPLGQEGDPVVPLDPTAGLQLLASRRKADLNAGMTAVVAAYESYRRAHSLPPGAPTVEVLEQASLQRKVVELERSAVSQVRSFDTAPYGAATIANPVEIANLGRGVSYRVLYAQSSVETPDYFQGNIVPCTAAGEEARMAPSVPAKMMLVDDRFALVSLSSVHADTHHGALLVHPCSLLPALSALFESAWQSARPLAAREGASTTVLRPLERRLLALLAAGVADEAAARNLDISKRTLARAVERLMSLAGVSSRFQLGVHAKSEGWL
- a CDS encoding aminopeptidase P family protein, with the translated sequence MDRRDGSPGTGDRTTGRPAAPEALFGHGWAVTDLAPRPVPGAAWAAKRRAAVSARFPGERVVVPSGGLKVRSNDFDYAFRPHSAFIHLTAEQGTGAVPDSVLVFEPTGGGHEVTLFVRPRSPRDPGAGSTELHRDPRHGEFWVGRRRTLAETADSLGIGTDHRDRVEAALTTRVPTRVVRGQDPLVDSLVPPSAAADGELLAFLSELRLVKDAWEIEQMDSAVRHTVAGFHDVAGELSHAMRARRGERWIEGTFNRRARLEGHGLGFETIAAAGAHACALHWTRNDGPVRDGDLLLLDAGVEADSFYTGDVTRTLPVGGRFSDVQRRVYDLVFAAQSAGIAALRPGAPYGAFHDAATRVIAEGLDAWGLRPGGRHLPHGPALYRRYTVCGTGHMLGLDCHDCAAARDETYADGTLEAGHVLTVEPGLYFQPDDLTVPEELRGIGVRIEDDFVVTADGARCLSSGLPRDADGIEAWISATRG
- a CDS encoding collagenase; the protein is MPHVPARSRLIPLAVSVLATCAVTTLAVAPTSASTPQSTAVPRAAAAPAPHGPAVTAPSDAPTAVRSSAPAKVATRAVNSTLPVDHSCSSTLRVRAQQMTSGQLSSVCTSLAGQAAYFHNVVKSNSQPVSGDNNTSLEVVVFNSSSEYRRLAGSLYGVSTNNGGVYLEGNPSAPGNQARFIAYRDETASAFTVKNLNHEYTHYLDGRFNMYGDWNANISTPTLWWIEGLAEYVSYGYLRRHNTWAAGEASRQTYNLSTLFDTTQQHDQDRVYAWGYLAVYYLMENRPADVAKILGYYRAGSWQAARTYIKQNIGTRYDADFRRWLLT
- a CDS encoding papain-like cysteine protease family protein, which codes for MLSPRIARTAAAAALAIAGTLAGAQSSAAAVLSYTQEVQKGGYWCWAATAVSIQKYHGSQIDQDRFCHVARNIPANRSCPDEGLAWPNIVKGYNATGYSAKWTQSHLPFSTVKREIDADSPFVMGVTWTNGPSVNSQHTVVVYGYDDSYSTANPTVSYADPGPDSQRRTTVAWNDLGVRTPTSQFRWTDTIYDIRKSG